The DNA segment CAGGCTGGATCAGCGGTTCCATTATCTGCTGACCGAAATGACGGACAACGGAGTTATGACGATGCTGATGTCCGCGATCTTCGAAATCTACGGACGCTGGGTGACGCGGGGGCTCGGCGCGATGCCAGAGCGGGGCATGCGCCGCCTGCACAACGCCCATACGAAAATATACGAAAGCCTTCTCCACAACGACAAGGCGGCGGGGCTTGAAGCGATCGACGAACATTATTACCTCATAGAATTGGCGGGAGAAGAAATGCTGAACGTCCGCAGTCCGCGGCAGCCGTTGGTCTGACGGGAGCGCGCCGCCGTTTTTAACGTGATGTGATGGAAATGACCGGCCCCTGGAGCGCGCGGGCGGTCATTTTTGCGCTTTAACGCCGGAAAAATTTTGCCGCGTCTTATAGCCGTCTTGACAGTGATGTATTTTAGGAGTATTGTGCGGGTGAAAAGTGGTAGGACCAAAATTAGTCAGGGGAGGAACAGATGGCCTGTCTGCGAGAGTTCGAAAAAGTCATAGACTACATCATCGGCGAGATCCGCGAAGGCAGGGCAGTCGTCGGGAGCGAGATCCCCTCGGAGCGGCAGATCTCGGCGGAGCTCTGCATCAGTCGGAACTCCGTGCGCGAAGGCGTACGCGCTCTCGAGAACATGGGCGTCGTCGAAAGCCGCCATGGTTCGGGAAATTACATTTCTGGCAGCATTTCCGGCAGCGTCAAGCGTGCTCTCGACGTGATGCTCCTGCTGCGGAAGATCGACATGAAAGAGATTTCGGACTACCGCAAGAGCACGGAATTGGCCGTTTTCGATCTGGCTTTCGGCAACCCCGACAAAAACAACCAGCTGCGCAAGATCTCCGAAATACTGGACGACTTTATGAAACAGCCGCTGGAAGAGCGGATCCGGAGGGACAACGAGTTCCATTACGCTCTGGTAAAAATGGCGGATAACCAGATCCTTTCGATCGTCATGAGCAGCATTTCCGAGGTGTACTCGCGGTGGGTGCGGCAGGTGCTGGAGTCGATGCCCGAAAAGGGCATGCGGCAGCTGCACGAAGCTCATACGAAACTCTTCGAAAGCTTCATCCATAACGACAAAGCGGCAGGCATCGCAGCGATCGACGAGCATTATTTTACGATCAGCCTGATGGCCGGCCGGATCGGCAAAAAAGACGCAGGAAACGGCGTGTGATTATTTCTCAAATAAAGTGGTAGAACCAATTAAGCCGGCACAAACGGGGGAGGAATCTGTTATGACAGCGCTGAACTGCATCGTTTTCATCGTCGCCGTCGTTGCGCTGATGTTGGGCGGCGCGCGCGTCAAACTGCGAGCGCCCTCGTTGGCCGCGAGGACCGTGCGGAAAAACGACAGCGGCCTGGTTCTTGAATTCGACGATTTTGGCCGTTTGCCGCCGCCGGTGGTCGACGTTTTCCGCGCGGTCTATTCCGTGGGGAAAGAGTACGTCTACGAAGGCGCAACGTACCGCCTCGCAGAAATGAGGACCGTCGCGCAGGCGGGCGAAAAGGGCGCGAAAATGGTCTGTACGTTTGTGGA comes from the Pyramidobacter piscolens W5455 genome and includes:
- a CDS encoding FadR/GntR family transcriptional regulator, with protein sequence MACLREFEKVIDYIIGEIREGRAVVGSEIPSERQISAELCISRNSVREGVRALENMGVVESRHGSGNYISGSISGSVKRALDVMLLLRKIDMKEISDYRKSTELAVFDLAFGNPDKNNQLRKISEILDDFMKQPLEERIRRDNEFHYALVKMADNQILSIVMSSISEVYSRWVRQVLESMPEKGMRQLHEAHTKLFESFIHNDKAAGIAAIDEHYFTISLMAGRIGKKDAGNGV